In the Enterobacter cloacae subsp. cloacae ATCC 13047 genome, ACGGCTTAAGCGCAGGATCGAGATATCAAAGGTACCGCCGCCGAGATCGTAAACCGCAATCACCCCTTCCTGACCGGAGTCGAGGCCGTAGGCAATCGCTGCCGCTGTCGGTTCGTTCAGCAGGCGCAGCACGTGCAGGCCCGCCAGACGCGCGGCGTCTTTGGTGCCCTGACGCTGTGCGTCATCAAAGTAAGCCGGAACGGTAATCACCACACCGTCTAAATCGCCGCCGAGCGTTGCCGTCGCACGCTCCGCCAACGCTTTTAGGATGTCAGCGGATACGCGAATTGGGTTCAGCAGCCCGGCCGCAGTCGCAATCATCGGCAGGCCGTTTTCACTGGCCTGCAGCTGATACGGCAGATGGGGGTAACGGGTCTGAATATCGGCCAGCGAGCGGCCCATCATCCGCTTAACGGAGCTGATGGTATTCGCCGGATCGCGCGCGGCGTTAGCGCGGGCATCAAAGCCCACCGCGTGGCCCTGCTGCTGGTAGTGGACCACGGAAGGCAGCAGATGGCGGCCCTGCTCGTCAGCCAGCGTCTCCGCCTGGCCGCTACGCACGGTTGCCACGAGGGAATTGGTGGTGCCGAGATCAATACCCACCGCCAGACGACGCTGGTGCGGTGCGGCACTTAAGCCAGGCTCACTAATTTGTAATAAGGCCATAATTGCTTCCGAAATTAAAAATCGAGCAGCTTTTCTTCGAGTTGTTCAGCACTGCTTCGCAGTTTATCGAGAAAACGGAGTTTGCGCACAGTGTCTGCCGCCACGTCCCAGGTCTCGTTGTTCAGTTGTGCCACCATCTGCTGATGGCGGGTATCAAACATGCCCTTCACGCGCGTGATGAACCCTTCCAGACGCGCTTCGTCTTTGGCCTGTTCAATCTCATCCAGCTCTTCGCGAAGCGTAAGCTGTTCCATCAGAAACGCCGTGTCGCGTACGGTGTGTTGTTCGCTCGCCAGATCAAAGCCGTGGAGCGAAAGCAGATATTCTGCACGCGCCAGCGGATGGCGCAGCGTCTGCCAGGCCTGGTTGATGGTCGCGGATTGCGACACCGCAGCCAGTTGTTCAGCCTGAGTACCGCTGGCGAATTTGTCCGGATGATACTGACGCTGCAGGTCCTGAAAACGGATCGTCAGCGCCTGGAGATCAATCGGGTATTGAGTGGGTAAACCGAAGAGAGTGAAGTAATCCATAACAATCTCAGGGGTAGCCTGTTAGAACAAACCCCACGCGTAGCGAATAAAGCCACGGTGGGGTTTCGGATGACGCGCGATTAAACGTGGAAGCTTTCGCCGCAACCACACTCGTCTTTGACGTTCGGGTTCGTGAATTTGAACCCTTCGTTCAGGCCTTCTTTTACAAAGTCCAGCTGAGTGCCGTTGAGGAATTGCAGGCTTTTGCCATCGACCACCACCTTCACGCCCTTGTCTTCAAACACAGTGTCATCGGACGCTGGTTCGTCAACAAACTCCAGTACGTAAGCCATACCAGAACAGCCGGAGGTACGTACGCCCAGTCGCAGGCCAAAGCCTTTACCACGGTTCGCCAGAAAAGAGCTTACTCGCGCGGCAGCGCTGTCGCTAAGGGTAATCGACATACTCAAACCTCAATTATTTTGCTTCACGTTTGCTTTTGTAATCCGCAATGGCGGCTTTGATCGCGTCTTCTGCCAGGATAGAACAGTGAATTTTCACCGGTGGCAGTTCGAGTTCTTCAGCAATATCCGTGTTCTTGATTGCCTGTGCTTCGTCCAGAGACTTGCCCTTCACCCACTCGGTGACCAGGGAGCTGGAGGCGATAGCGGAACCGCAGCCGTAGGTCTTGAAGCGCGCGTCTTCAATGATACCTTCATTGTTGACTTTAATCTGCAACTTCATCACGTCGCCACAAGCTGGCGCGCCAACCATACCGCTACCTACGCTCTCGTCGCTGTTGTCAAAAGAGCCAACGTTGCGCGGGTTCTCGTAATGATCGATTACTTTTTCGCTGTATGCCATGATTGAATTCTCCTTATGTACCGATTAGTGATGTGACCATTCAATGCTGTTCAGATCCACGCCCTGCTTGAACATTTCCCACAGTGGAGAAAGGTCACGCAGACGGCCGATGGAGTTGCGAACCAGCTTGATGGTGTAGTCAATCTCTTCTTCGGTAGTGAAACGACCTAAAGAGAAACGGATAGAGCTGTGTGCCAGCTCGTCAGTCATACCCAGCGCGCGCAGCACGTAGGATGGCTCAAGGCTTGCAGATGTACAGGCAGAACCGGAAGAGACCGCCAGGTCTTTCAGCGCCATGATCAGCGATTCGCCTTCAACATAGTTGAAGCTCACGTTGAGGATGTTGGGTGCGCCCTGCTCGAGATCGCCGTTCAGATACACTTCTTCCATATCTTTCACGCCGTCCCACAGACGGTTACGGAGCGTGCGCAGGCGCGCCATCTCGGTTTCCATCTCTTCTTTCGCAATGCGGTAAGCTTCGCCCATGCCCACAATCTGGTGAACAGGCAGCGTACCGGAACGCATGCCGCGCTCGTGTCCGCCACCGTGCATCTGCGCTTCAATGCGGATACGTGGTTTACGACGAACATACAGCGCGCCAATGCCTTTCGGGCCATAGATTTTGTGGCCGGAGAAGGACATCAGGTCGACTTTCAGCTGGCTCAGGTCGATAGGCAGTTTGCCCACGCTCTGGGTCGCATCAACGTGATAGATGATGCCGCGCGCACGGCACATTTCGCCGATGGTCGCAATATCCTGCACCACGCCGATTTCGTTGTTTACATGCATGATGGAAACCAGGATGGTGTCATCACGCATCGCCGCTTCGAGCTCTTTCAGGTCAATAATACCGTTGCTCTGTGGCGCCAGGTAAGTGACTTCAAAGCCTTCACGCTCGAGCTGACGGCAGGTGTCCAGCACAGCTTTATGTTCGGTTTTGCTGGTGATGATGTGCTTGCCTTTTTTCTGATAAAAGTTGGCTGCACCTTTGATCGCCAGGTTGTCGGATTCGGTCGCACCGGAGGTGAACACAATCTCACGCGGGTCGGCACCCACAAGGTCAGCAATCTGATTACGGGCGATATCCACCGCCTCTTCAGCATGCCAGCCAAAACGGTGTGAACGGGAAGCTGGGTTACCAAAGTTTCCGTCCAGGGTCAGACACTGCATCATTTTCTCGGCAACACGCGGGTCCACCGGCGTGGTTGCGGAGTAGTCGAGATAAATCGGTAATTTCATTGCTCTATAAACTCCGTACATCGCTTCAATGCAAGGAATCAGGCAACCGGCTGGATGTACGACCGAGTACACGGGGCAGCTTCGCCCCGGCCTGATTCTGAAATACTTATCTTTTTATTACGCGCGTAATTTAACGTCGATAGCGTCCTGCGCGCGGGTGCTGCGTTGAGATTCCTGGCTGTGCTGACGGCCCGATACATCCAGAACTTCCTGGTTATTCACCAGTTCACCAAGGGTGATGTTGTTCAGGAAGCCGGTCAGGCGATCGCTCAGATCGCGCCACAGCGCGTGGGTCAGGCACTTATCGCCGCCCTGGCAGCCACCTTTCCCCTGGCAACGGGTCGCGTCAACGGATTCGTCAACCGCACTAATGACTTCGCCAACCGCAATACTGCCCGCGTCTTTACCCAGCAGATAACCGCCGCCTGGGCCACGAACGCTGGAAACCAGTCCATTTTTACGCAGTCTGGAGAACAGCTGTTCCAGATAAGAGAGGGAGATCCCTTGTCGTTCAGAAATATCAGCCAACGGAACCGGGCCCGCTTCGGAGTTGAGCGCAACGTCCAGCATCGCGGTTACGGCATAACGCCCTTTAGATGTCAGTCTCATGTCTTACTTAACCTCAAACTCGCCCCTGCCCGGGGTTTTTTATAGTAAAATGGGGTATTGCATAGCAGGGCCAAGTCTGACATTCCTGACTAAATTGGTCAACTATTTACTTGACTGTTTTAGTCAGGTATTTAACCTTCCGTGCCGTATTCTTTTGCCCGGCGGCGCTGCGCTTGCACGGGCCTACGGGTTTTGTAGGCCGGGTAAGCGCAGCGCCACCCGGCGAACAGACGACACTACTCTTTATTCTTCTGCTCAATCGACGCCAGAATCCCACGCAGGATGTTCAGCTCCTGGCTTTCCGGGCGCGCACGGGTGAACAGGCGACGCAGCTTATTCATCACCTGCCCCGGATGGCCTTCGCGGATAAAACCGGTAGAGAGCAGCGTCTGCTCCAGGTGACCATAGAAGCGCTCCAGATCGTCCACCAGCGGATAGGCGGTCTCTTCTTTCGGTTCTGCCACTTTCTCCTGGGTCGCCAGCCAGGCCATCCGCACTTCGTAGGCAATGACCTGTACCGCCATCGCCAGGTTCAGCGAGCTGTATTCCGGGTTCGCCGCAATCGCGACGTGGTAATGGCACTTCTGCAGTTCGTCATTGGTCAGGCCGACGCGCTCACGCCCAAACACCAGCGCCACAGGCGCCTGTTCCGCTTCTGAGACACTTTTCAGGCCGCATTCGCGCGGGTCCAGCATTGGCCACGGCAGCGTACGGGAACGCGCGCTGGTACCGACGACCAGACTGCAACCCGCCAGCGCTTCGTCCAGGGTATCAACAATTTGCGCGTTGCCAATCACGTCGCTGGCACCGGCGGCCAGTGCGATGGCCTGAGAGTCCGGTTTCACCAGCGGATTAACCAGCCACAGATTCGTTAAGCCCATGGTTTTCATAGCGCGGGCAACGGAGCCCATATTGCCGGTATGCGATGTTTCGACCAGCACGATTCGAATGTTTTGCAGCATAGTTTTGGATGTCTGAATTCAGTGTCTAAAGAATATTCGGGCATATTATCATAAACGAGAGACATATTCCGATCCCGCTGCTATACTCTGCGCCGATTTTCCTGTTCTTTAACATCCAGTGAGAGAGACCGATGCATCCGATGCTGACCATCGCCGTGCGCGCAGCGCGCAAGGCGGGTAATGTAATTGCCAAACACTACGAAACGCCAGACTCCGTAGAAACCAGCCAGAAAGGCAGCAATGATTTCGTGACTAACGTCGATAAAGCCGCAGAAGCGATTATTATCGAAACGATCCGCAAATCTTACCCACAGCACACCATCATCACCGAAGAAAGCGGTGAACATGAAGGTACCGATCAGGATGTTCAATGGGTTATCGATCCACTGGATGGCACCACCAACTTCGTTAAACGCCTGCCACACTTCTCTGTGTCTATCGCAGTACGCATTAAAGGCCGTACTGAAGTTGCCGTTGTTTATGATCCAATGCGTAACGAACTGTTCACCGCTACCCGCGGTCAGGGCGCGCAGCTGAACGGTTACCGTCTGCGCTGCAGCAATGCACGCGATCTGGACGGCACCATTCTGGCGACCGGTTTCCCGTTCAAGGCGAAACAGCACGCAACCACCTACATGAATATCCTCGGCAAACTGTTCACCGAATGCGCGGACTTCCGTCGCACCGGCTCTGCCGCGTTGGATCTGGCCTACGTGGCGACCGGCCGCGTTGACGGTTACTTCGAACTGGCGCTGAAGCCGTGGGACTTTGCTGCGGGCGAGCTGATCGCGCGTGAAGCAGGCGCACTGGTATGCGATTTCACCGGCGGCCATAACTATATGTCTACCGGCAACATCGTTGCAGGTAACCCACGCGTTGTTAAAGCCATGCTGGCAAACATGCGTGATGAACTGAGCGATGCGCTGAAGCGTTAATCCCGGTAATTCCCTCTCCCTGTGGGAGAGGGTCAGGGTGAGGACATCAGACCGCACCCTACTAAAACGGTCGCAATCCCCTTCCCACCGGCACCGCACTCATCCACATCGTCACCGCCGCTACCAGCAGAATCATCCCGCCCGCCAGCGCGAGCGTCGTCCAGCCTACCTGTCGCCACAGCACCGGCGTTTTATTGCCGCTGAGTTTTACCGCCAGTTGACGGAAGCTGTGAACCAGTAATGCCAGTGACGAAATGGTCAGGGACGTTCCTGCCGCCATAGCCAGCGCAGAGAGCACGCCCCAGCCGAATACGCCAATCACTTTGCTGAACAGCAGCACCATGATCGCGCCTGAACATGGTCGCATCCCCATTGAAAGAACAATCATCACCCGCGCACGCCAGTCGTCGCCGCTCTGCAACTGCGCCTGCGTAGGCAGATGCTGATGTCCGCAGCCGCAGTGGGCATCATGAACATGATGTGGCGTAAAGGATTTGAAGGTTGGCTTTTGCAGCAGGACGCGCAATTTTTTCAGCGCCCGCCAGCAGAGGATCACCCCCAGCACGCCCACCAGCGCATAACTTCCCTTCTCCAGCCAGAAACTGCTCAGGTGCAGCTGACGAGCGGGAAGCTGTAACAGCGAGAGGACGACCACTACCAGCCCGATAGCGACGCAGCCCTGCAGAAGCGAAGAGGCCAGCGTCAGACCGATGCTCGATTTCAGCTTCGAGGGATGCGTGGCAAGCCAGGTAGTGATCACAATCTTGCCGTGCCCCGGCCCCAGCGCATGCAGCACCCCGTAGACAAAACTGAATGCCAGCAGGGAACCACCTGCTTTTGTTGGGTTATCCGCCACCGCCTTGAGTAGCCCGCTCATCTGCTGGTTAACGTCACGCTGCCAGAGAATGCTTTTCATCATAACCTGCGGCCAGGCCTGCCATAACCACAGCGCGCCGCACACGGCCAGCAATAAAAAGAGCGCCAGCGGCCAGAGATGGAGCCAGCGACGTGGTTTGCGGGCGGAAGAGGCGATCACTGACATTGTAACGTCACCTGCTGTGCAAACTGTTTACCCAGTTCCATATCTTCAGGAGGGGCATCCTCTTTATCCAGAGAGACGGCGAAGTTGAGCGTCTCTTCGCTGGGTTTTGGCGTATGAACAGCGAGTTTGCAGGATTTTTGCAGGGTAGTCGGTAGCGTCACGTCACTCTCCTTCGCATAGCTCATATCGACGTAATAGGTGGGGTCGAAGGTGGAAAAGGTATACGTCTGTCCTGACAGCGGCTGAGGATGCGCCAGCGGGAGAACAAACGTCAGCACCGCCTGATGACCGTCGCGCGACATGCCGTACTCCGTCGGGCGATTCATAAACTTCACCTTTTGTCCGTTATGCCAGAACTCGGTGAAGTAGTGCTGTCCCAGCACGTTGGCCATGACCTCCGCCGCCAGCTTTTTCCAAATCTCATCGCCTGGCTTTGCATTTCCCGCGTCATACAAGAGATCGGCCGAGGTGATTTCATCCATCGTCCAGCGCATTTTCAGGCCGCTCAACTGGGTTCCGTCAGTCACCAGCTCGGTTTTGAGACTGATAAAACTGTGAGGATGCGCGCCGGCGGTGAAAGTGATAACCGCCAAAAATAACGCCATCGCGCTGTGTTTAACTGTTTGCATCAATTCCTCACGTCAAAAATTCTGTGATGTTCGCCAGCAATCCTGAGTGAAAGGGCTGCCGGTACGCTTTTCAGCGTCGATCCTTTAGCTATTCTTACCAGACATTCACACTGGATACCCAACAGATGATGACAACGCTTGAAATTCCATCTGTGCTTTCCAGTTCGCAGCGCCGCTGCCAGGTGCTTTTGATGCTTTACCTGCCCGATGCTGCCGTCACCGCACAGAGCATAATCGCAACCAACGGCGTGGACGACGCCATGGCACGGCAAGATATAGCCGAGACGCGCGATGAAATCCAGCGCTATCACCGGCTGGACATTGTCACGCACCATGACGGCAGCTACCGGATTGAAGGCTCGGTCCTGAATCAGCGTTTATGTCTGCTGCACTGGCTGCGCAGGGCGCTCCGCCTGTGCCCACATTTTGTTTCGCAACAGTTTACCCCGGCGCTTAAAACCGCGCTTAAACAGCAGGGCATCGCGCGTCCGCTTTATGACGATACGAATCTGCGGGCGTTGATCAGCTTCTGTTCCCGAAAGCTACAGCGCCCCTTTGACTGCCGTGACGTGCAGTTTTTACAGCTCTTCTTGCAGTATTGTTTGATCCAGCATCACCTGGGCAATACGCCGCAGTTTTCCCCCGTTCAGCGCAACTGGACACAGTCGCGAGGGGAATACTTTACGGCGCAGGAAATTGTGCGTCACTGGAAACGCCGCGTGCCGCAGGGCACCCACAGCGACGAACAACTGTTCCTCGCGCTGCTGTTTATGATGCTGCGCACGCCCGATCCGGTGCTCGATAAACATCAGCAGGATCAGCGTCTGCGCCGGGCCATCGTGCGGATGATTGCCCGTTTTCGCGCCCAGACAGGAATGAACTTCAGCGATGAACAAGGGCTGACCGATCAGCTCTACGTTCATCTGGCACAGGCGCTGGACCGGTCGCTGTTTGAGATCGGCATCGACAACAGCCTGCCAGAAGAGATCCACCGCCTTTACCCCCGTCTGTTACGCACCACCAAGGAGGCGTTGTTTGAGCTGGAGGCGGAGTTTGGCCTGCGTTTTTCTGATGAAGAGATGAGTCTGGTGGCGGTGATTTTTGGCGCCTGGCTGATGCAGGAGACCGATCTGCACGAAAAACAGGTGGTGTTATTAACCGGAGAGGACAAATCCTGTGAAGAGGTGATTGAACAGCAGCTGCGCGAACTAACGTTGCTGCCGCTCAATATTCGTTATCTGACGCTGCAGGCTTTTCAGAAAGAGGGGGCTCCGCGCGAAGCGGCGCTGGTTATTACTCCTTACCCCACCGCCCTGCCCCTGTTCTCGCCGCCGCTGATCCACGCCGTGGAATCGCTAAACGCACAGCAGCAAGAACATATTCGCGCTATGCTGGAATCGTAGTCAGGCGCGCGCGGCCACTTTCGGGCGAATAAACATCGCCGGTAGCGCGACCAGTGCCATTACCCAGAATACGCCGTGTCCCAGATGTTGATACAGGAAGCCCGCAAAGACCGTCATCACGGCAATGCTGCCGCCCATCGCCACCGCAGAATAGACCGCCTGCAAGCGAATCACATCCCCGCCTTCACGCGCGGCGATATAGCGCATGGCCGCCAGATGGCAGACGGTAAAGGTGCCGCAGTGCAGAATTTGCGCCACGATCAGCCAGGGCAGTTCGGTCGTCCAGCCCATAATGCCCCACCGCGCCACGCCACACACGGCGGAGAGCAGCAGCAGGTCGCGCGCGCCGAAGCGGCGAAACAGTTTCTTGCTGAGCGCAAAGATAATCACTTCGGCCACCACGCCAAGCGACCACAGGTAGCCCACGGCAGAGGCAGAGTAACCGGCGCCCTGCCAGTAAATGGCGCTGAAGCCGTAATACGCCGCGTGCGCCCCCTGAAGCAGGCAGACGCAGGCCAGAAAACGCCAGCTTTGCGCCACCAGGCTTCGCCAGGCGGGCCAGCCTGCGCTTTCCTGATGGCGGCTTTCGCCTTGCGGCATGACTGACGGTCGCAGCAGCATGCCCAGCAACATCGAGGCGATACCGATGCTTAGCAGGGCAAGAATGGCGCGGTAATCGTAAAGACTGACCAGTTTCCCCACCAGCGCAGAGCCAATCACAAACGCAATGGAGCCCCACAGGCGCACGCGGCCGTAGTCCATGGTGATCTGCTTTTGCCAGGTGTTTGCCAGGGCGTCCGTCAGGGGAACCAGCGGGGAGAAGAACAGGTTAAAGCCGACCATCACCACCATCAGCCAGGCAAACTGATGGCTGACCCAGAAGCAGGCCACAAAGACCAGCGTTAACAAGGCAAGAATACGCACCGCTTTGATGAGTAAGGAGGGATCGCTGACGCGCGGTGCAATCAGCAGGCTGCCAAGGAAACGCGCCACCAGCCCCGCCCCCAGCAGGACACCGATGGTTTCCGGAGTAAGGCCAATTCCCTTGAGCCAGACGCTCCAGAAAGGCAGAAAAATACCGTAACTAAAGAAATAGGTGAAATAGCTGAGCGCCAGCCAGCGCGTGGAATGCAAGACCATGAATCCCTCCCGAAATGGAGGCCATAGTCTGGCGAGAATATAAAAATTAAGCAAGTAGATAGCCTGCTACAAATTAACGAAAAATTAACATTCAGTGCAGTCGTCTGGCTTATGGCAGGGAACGAAAATGTGTATTACGTTTAAATTACTCCACTTGCAGAGGTTTTCTGCCATGAACTCACTTCGCTATTTCGATTTCGGTCAGTCACGCCACCTGTTGTTGTTGATTGCCCGTATCGCGCTTGTCGTACTCTTTATTATCTTCGGCTATCCAAAACTGACGGGGTTTAACGGCACCGTACAATATATGACGTCGCTTGGCGCGCCAATGCCCATGCTGGCGGCCATTATCGCCGTGGTGATGGAAGTCCCTGCCGCCATCCTGATCGTGCTGGGCTTTTTCACCCGACCTCTCGCCGTATTGTTTGTGTTCTACACGCTGGGCACGGCAGTTATTGGTCACCATTACTGGGACATGACCGGGGATGCGGTTGTGCCGAATATGATTAATTTCTACAAGAACGTCAGTATTGCTGGCGCATTTATCCTGCTGGCGATTGTGGGACCGGGAGCAATATCCCTCGACCGACGTTAAGACATAAAAAAAGGCCGCAAACGCGGCCTTTTTATTTCTGCTAAGCAGAAGAATTATGCGTATACCGGGAAGCGCGCGCAGATATCCAGAACTTTCGCTTTTACGCGCTCAATAACCGCTTCGTCATTGATGTTGTCCAGAACGTCACACATCCAGCCAGCCAGCTCTTTCACTTCCGCTTCTTTGAAACCGCGGCGAGTAACAGCCGGAGAACCGATACGGATACCGGAGGTCACGAACGGACTCTTCGGATCGTTTGGTACGCTGTTTTTGTTCACGGTGATGTTGGCGCGGCCCAGGGCGGCGTCAGCTTCTTTACCGGTCAGGTTCTTATCAACCAGATCCAGCAGGAACAGGTGGTTTTCAGTACCGCCGGACACCACTTTGTAACCACGGTTCAGGAACACTTCCACCATCGCTTTGGCGTTTTTGGCAACCTGCTGCTGATAGACTTTGAACTCTGGCTCCATCGCTTCTTTCAGCGCGACGGCTTTTGCCGCGATCACGTGCATCAGCGGGCCGCCCTGTGCGCTTGGGAACACAGCGGAGTTCAGTTTTTTGTACAGCTCTTCATCGCCGCCTTTCGCCAGGATCAGGCCACCGCGTGGACCCGCCAGGGTTTTGTGCGTGGTGGTGGTCACAACGTGAGCATGAGGAACCGGGTTCGGGTAAACGCCCGCGGCGATAAGACCGGCAACGTGCGCCATATCCACGAACAGGTAAGCACCGATGCTGTCTGCGATTTCACGCATTTTTGCCCAGTCAACAATACCGGAGTAAGCAGAGAAACCACCGATGATCATCTTCGGCTTGTGCTCTTTAGCCTGCTTCGCCATGTCTTCGTAGTCAATTTTGCCTGACTCATCAATACCGTAAGGGATGATGTTGTACAGTTTGCCAGAGAAGTTTACCGGGGAGCCGTGAGTCAGGTGACCGCCCTGCGCCAGGTTCATACCCAGAACGGTATCGCCCGGCTGCAGCAGCGCGGTGTAGACCGCGAAGTTTGCCTGAGAGCCGGAGTGCGGCTGGACGTTAGCGTAGTCAGCGCCAAAGAGTTCTTTCGCACGGTCAATCGCCAGTTGCTCAACGATATCAACGTACTCGCAACCGCCATAGTAGCGCTTGCCCGGATAACCTTCAGCATATTTGTTGGTCAGCTGAGAACCCTGCGCCTGCATGACGCGCGGGCTGGTGTAGTTCTCGGAGGCGATCAGTTCGATGTGCTCTTCCTGACGTACTTTTTCCTGCTCCATAGCCTGCCACAGTTCGGCATCATAATCGGCAATGTTCATTTCACGCTTTAACATCCGCATCTCCTGACTCAGCTAACAAGTAAAATTTGGCCTGAAAAGGCAGTCCTGTTGGACGACGGGCAACAGTATAACTGAATAGTTCTGTGATAACAGGTCTTGACAAACGATTTTACGCAAACGTTTTCCTTCACGCCACGCAAGGGTTTGAGGAATAAAGCCCTCGTCATTTTCAACGGATTTCTTTTCAGGTTTGTGATGCATATATTTCATCTCGCAAAGAACCATTTACATCACAGGGTTATTTTTATAAGATGCATTTAAAATACATCATTAAGTTCACATCAGAAGGACGCGCTCATGCTCGACGCTCAAACCATCGCTACCGTTAAAGCCACCATTCCCCTGCTGGTGGAGACAGGCCCTAAGCTCACCGCTCATTTCTACGACCGCATGTTCGCGCACAACCCGGAGTTGAAAGAGATTTTCAACATGAGTAACCAGCGTAACGGCGATCAGCGGGAAGCGCTTTTCAATGCCATCGCGGCCTACGCCAGCAACATTGAAAATCTGCCAGCCCTGCTGCCTGCGGTGGAGAAAATCGCGCAGAAGCATACCAGTTTCCAAATCAAACCCGAGCAGTACAACATTGTGGGCGGTCACCTGCTGGCGACGCTGGACGAGATGTTCAGCCCGGGCCAGGAGGTACTGGACGCCTGGGGCAAAGCTTACGGCGTGCTGGCAAATGTCTTTATCAACCGTGAAGCGCAGATCTACAGCGAAAACGCCAGCAAGAACGGTGGCTGGGAAGGGACCCGTGCCTTCCGCATTGTTGAGAAAACGCCGCGTAGCGCGCTGATTACCAGTTTTGAGTTCGAGCCAGTGGATGGTCAACCCGTTGCCGATTATCAGCCGGGGCAGTATCTCGGCGTCTGGCTGAAGCCTGAAGGTTTCCCGCATCAGGAGATCCGCCAGTACTCCCTCACCCGTAAGCCAAACGGCAAAGGCTACCGTATTGCGGTGAAACGCGAGGACGGCGGTCAGGTTTCCAGCTGGCTGCATAACGAAGCCAGCGTGGGCGACGTGGTTCATCTGGCTGCGCCGGCGGGCGATTTCTTTATGGCCGTTGAGGCAAATACCCCGGTGACGCTGATCTCTGCGGGTGTGGGTCAAACGCCAATGCTGGCGATGCTGGACACGCTGGCGAAATCCAGCCACAGCGCGCAGGTTAACTGGTTCCACGCCGCTGAAAACGGGGATGTGCACGCCTTTGCTGATGAGGTGAAAACGCTGGGTGCTATCCTGCCGCGTTTCACCGCGCACACCTGGTATCGTCTGCCAACGGATGCCGATCGTACAGCGGCCCGCTTTGA is a window encoding:
- the hscB gene encoding co-chaperone HscB; amino-acid sequence: MDYFTLFGLPTQYPIDLQALTIRFQDLQRQYHPDKFASGTQAEQLAAVSQSATINQAWQTLRHPLARAEYLLSLHGFDLASEQHTVRDTAFLMEQLTLREELDEIEQAKDEARLEGFITRVKGMFDTRHQQMVAQLNNETWDVAADTVRKLRFLDKLRSSAEQLEEKLLDF
- the iscA gene encoding iron-sulfur cluster assembly protein IscA codes for the protein MSITLSDSAAARVSSFLANRGKGFGLRLGVRTSGCSGMAYVLEFVDEPASDDTVFEDKGVKVVVDGKSLQFLNGTQLDFVKEGLNEGFKFTNPNVKDECGCGESFHV
- the iscU gene encoding Fe-S cluster assembly scaffold IscU; its protein translation is MAYSEKVIDHYENPRNVGSFDNSDESVGSGMVGAPACGDVMKLQIKVNNEGIIEDARFKTYGCGSAIASSSLVTEWVKGKSLDEAQAIKNTDIAEELELPPVKIHCSILAEDAIKAAIADYKSKREAK
- the iscS gene encoding cysteine desulfurase, whose protein sequence is MKLPIYLDYSATTPVDPRVAEKMMQCLTLDGNFGNPASRSHRFGWHAEEAVDIARNQIADLVGADPREIVFTSGATESDNLAIKGAANFYQKKGKHIITSKTEHKAVLDTCRQLEREGFEVTYLAPQSNGIIDLKELEAAMRDDTILVSIMHVNNEIGVVQDIATIGEMCRARGIIYHVDATQSVGKLPIDLSQLKVDLMSFSGHKIYGPKGIGALYVRRKPRIRIEAQMHGGGHERGMRSGTLPVHQIVGMGEAYRIAKEEMETEMARLRTLRNRLWDGVKDMEEVYLNGDLEQGAPNILNVSFNYVEGESLIMALKDLAVSSGSACTSASLEPSYVLRALGMTDELAHSSIRFSLGRFTTEEEIDYTIKLVRNSIGRLRDLSPLWEMFKQGVDLNSIEWSHH
- the iscR gene encoding Fe-S cluster assembly transcriptional regulator IscR, which codes for MRLTSKGRYAVTAMLDVALNSEAGPVPLADISERQGISLSYLEQLFSRLRKNGLVSSVRGPGGGYLLGKDAGSIAVGEVISAVDESVDATRCQGKGGCQGGDKCLTHALWRDLSDRLTGFLNNITLGELVNNQEVLDVSGRQHSQESQRSTRAQDAIDVKLRA
- the trmJ gene encoding tRNA (cytosine(32)/uridine(32)-2'-O)-methyltransferase TrmJ, which produces MLQNIRIVLVETSHTGNMGSVARAMKTMGLTNLWLVNPLVKPDSQAIALAAGASDVIGNAQIVDTLDEALAGCSLVVGTSARSRTLPWPMLDPRECGLKSVSEAEQAPVALVFGRERVGLTNDELQKCHYHVAIAANPEYSSLNLAMAVQVIAYEVRMAWLATQEKVAEPKEETAYPLVDDLERFYGHLEQTLLSTGFIREGHPGQVMNKLRRLFTRARPESQELNILRGILASIEQKNKE
- the suhB gene encoding inositol-1-monophosphatase, which translates into the protein MHPMLTIAVRAARKAGNVIAKHYETPDSVETSQKGSNDFVTNVDKAAEAIIIETIRKSYPQHTIITEESGEHEGTDQDVQWVIDPLDGTTNFVKRLPHFSVSIAVRIKGRTEVAVVYDPMRNELFTATRGQGAQLNGYRLRCSNARDLDGTILATGFPFKAKQHATTYMNILGKLFTECADFRRTGSAALDLAYVATGRVDGYFELALKPWDFAAGELIAREAGALVCDFTGGHNYMSTGNIVAGNPRVVKAMLANMRDELSDALKR
- a CDS encoding nickel/cobalt transporter, which translates into the protein MSVIASSARKPRRWLHLWPLALFLLLAVCGALWLWQAWPQVMMKSILWQRDVNQQMSGLLKAVADNPTKAGGSLLAFSFVYGVLHALGPGHGKIVITTWLATHPSKLKSSIGLTLASSLLQGCVAIGLVVVVLSLLQLPARQLHLSSFWLEKGSYALVGVLGVILCWRALKKLRVLLQKPTFKSFTPHHVHDAHCGCGHQHLPTQAQLQSGDDWRARVMIVLSMGMRPCSGAIMVLLFSKVIGVFGWGVLSALAMAAGTSLTISSLALLVHSFRQLAVKLSGNKTPVLWRQVGWTTLALAGGMILLVAAVTMWMSAVPVGRGLRPF
- a CDS encoding DUF1007 family protein gives rise to the protein MQTVKHSAMALFLAVITFTAGAHPHSFISLKTELVTDGTQLSGLKMRWTMDEITSADLLYDAGNAKPGDEIWKKLAAEVMANVLGQHYFTEFWHNGQKVKFMNRPTEYGMSRDGHQAVLTFVLPLAHPQPLSGQTYTFSTFDPTYYVDMSYAKESDVTLPTTLQKSCKLAVHTPKPSEETLNFAVSLDKEDAPPEDMELGKQFAQQVTLQCQ